The sequence CGACGAACTGCGCCATCGTGCTGCCCGTCGACGCCATGGTGGCGGAGAAGTTCGAGGAGCACGCGCCGCACCACGAATACGGCATCGACGCCATTCCGGACGAGGGCATGATCCTCGACGTCGGCTCGCTCTCGGTCGATCGCGTGCGCGCGGCGATCGGCGACGCGAAGACGCTCGTCTGGAACGGCCCCCTCGGCGCCTTCGAGAAGACGCCCTTCGACAAGGGCACGGTGGAGGCCGCGCGCTTCGCGGCCGAGCGCACCCGCGAAGGCAGGCTCGTGTCCGTCGCGGGCGGCGGCGACACGGTCTCGGCGCTCAACCACGCGGGCGTCGCCGACGACTTCTCCTACGTCTCGACCGCGGGCGGCGCCTTCCTCGAATGGCTCGAGGGCAAGAGCCTGCCGGGCGTCGAGGCGCTGCGCCGCTGACGCATTCCCTTCGATAATCGTGACGATATGCAGGTGAAAGGAACGGGTGGGATGAACATCGACCAGCTGACCGAGGTGGCCTACGCGATGGTGCAGCCCGGCAAGGGCATCCTCGCGGCGGACGAGAGCACCTCGACGATCAAGAAGCGCTTCGACGCCATCGGCGTCGAGAACACGGAAGAGAATCGTCGCGACTATCGCGAGTTCATGTTCCGCAGCGAGCCGGCCATGTCCGAGCGCATCTCGGGCGTGATCCTGTTCGACGAGACCATCCGCCAGAAGGCCGTCGACGGCACGCCGATGGTCGAGCTGATCAAGAAGGCCGGCTCGATCCCCGGCATCAAGGTCGACGCGGGCGCGAAGCCCCTGCCGGGCTGCCCGGGCGAGACCATCACGGAGGGCCTGGACGGCCTGCCGGCGCGGATGAAGGAGTATTACGAGCTGGGCGCCCGCTTCGCCAAGTGGCGCGCGGTGATCGACATCGCCGACGGCGTCCCGACCTGGACGGCGGTCAAGGCCAACATGCACGCGCTCGCGCGCTACGCCGCCATCTGCCAGGAGAACGACATCGTGCCGATCGTCGAGCCCGAGGTGCTGATGGACGGCGACCACACGATCCAGCGCTGCGCCGAGGTCACGGAGTGGGTGCTCAAGACCCTCTACCAGGAGCTCTACGAGATGCGCGTCGTGCTGGAAGGCACGGTTCTCAAGCCCAACATGATCGTGCCGGGCAAGAAGTGCCGGAAGAAGGCGTCGGTCGACGAGGTGGCCGAGCGCACCATCCAGGTGCTCGAGCGCTGCGTGCCGGTGGCGGTGCCGGGCATCGCTTATCTCTCCGGCGGCCAGTCCGACGAGGAGGCCACCGCCCATCTCAACAAGATGAACGAGATCGGCGGCTTCCCCTGGCACATGACCTTCTCCTACGGCCGCGCCCTCCAGGCCGCGCCGCAGAAGGCGTGGTCCGGCAAGACGGAGAACGTCGAGGCCGGCAAGGCCGCCTTCAACCACCGCGCCCGCATGAACGGCCTCGCCTCGGTGGGCGAGTGGTCGCCGAAGCTGGAGAAGCAGGCCGCGTGAGGCCGGTCAGGGCCGCGTGTGCGGCCCGATGTGCGAGGATGGAACGATGCGAGCCCCCGCCGGGAACGGCGGGGGCTTTTTTCAGCTCAGCCGCCCCGGCGACGAGCCGGCACGAGGGCATCTCGTCCAGGCGCTCCAGCCCCCTCTCCAGCCCCCGCCAAGGTCCCGATCGGCACCACCAGCGGGCTGCCGTGCACGGGATCGCGGATCACGCGGCTCTCCACGCCGAAGACGGCGCGCACCAGGCTCTCGTCGAGGAGCTCCGCCGGGCGGCCCTGCGCGTGGACGCGGCCGTCGCGCAGCACGACGAGGTGGTCGGCCGTGCGGGCGGCGAGGTTGAGGTCGTGGAGGACGACCACCACGGTGCGGCCGCGCTCGCGCACGAGGCGGCGCACCAGGGCGAGGCAGTCGAGCTGGTGGGCGAGGTCCAGGTGGTTGATCGGCTCGTCGAGGCACAGGATCGGGGCGTCCTGGGCCAGCGTCATGGCGAGCCAGACGCGCTGGCGCTGGCCGCCGGACAGGGTGTCGAGGGGACGCTCGGCGAGATCGGCGACGCCGGTCGCGACCATGGCCGCCTCCACCGCCTCCGCGTCCTCCCGCGACCATTGCCGCCACAGGCTCTGGTGCGGGTAGCGGCCGAGCCGCACGAGGCCGAACACGGTGAGGTCCTCCGGCGCCGAGGGCGATTGCGCGAGGAGCGCGATCTTCTTCGCGAGCGCCGTGCCGGAGAGGGTCGCGACGTCGACGTCGTCGAGCCGAACGAGCCCCTCGGAGGGCATGGCCAGCCGGCGGATGGCGCGCAGCAGCGTCGACTTCCCGCAGCCGTTCGGGCCGGCGAGCACGGTCACCGCGTCGCGGGGGAGGGCGAGGTCGACGCGGTCGAGCGCCGTGCGCGGGCCGTAGGCGAGGGAGAGGCCCTCGACGCGGATCGTGTCAGCCATCGGCGCGGCTCCGGCGGGTGAGGAGATAGAGGAGATACGGCGCGCCGACGAGGGCGGTGACGGCGCCGGCCGGCACCTCGGTCGGCGCGAACAGGACGCGCACGACGAGATCGGCGCCAACCACCATCAGCGCGCCAACGAGGGCGGAGGCGAGGAGGCCCGGCCCCGCGGCGCGGCCCGTCAGCATGCGGGCGAGATGGGGCGCCACGAGGCCGACGAAGCCGATCCCGCCAGCGAAGGCGATCGCCGTCGCCGTGAGCCCGGCCGCCAGCACGATCGCGCCGGCGCGGGTCGAAAGCAGCGGCAGGCCGACGCCGCGCGCGCTGTCGCCGTCGAGGTCGAGCGTGTCGAGCCGGCGCGCCAGGAGCGCCACGGCGAGCGCCAGCGGCGCGGCGATGGCGGCGGCGAGCGCGACCTCGCCCCAGACGGCGCTGTGGACCGATCCCGCGAGCCAGTGCAGCGCCTGGCTGGTGCGGTAGATCGGGCCGGTGATCATCAGGGTCGTCGTCGCCGCCTTGGCGAGCGCGGCGAGCGCCACCCCGTAGAGGATGAGCCGCACGGGCTGGGCGAGCTCGCGCGCGCCGAGCGCGAAGACCAGCGCGACGAGGGCGAGCCCGCCGAGCACGGCGGCGAGGGGCTGCCAGTGGATCGAGACCGTGAGCGCGTTGTGGTCGTTCGAGAACACGGTCAGGAACAGGATCACCCCGAGCCCGGCCCCGTCGACGATGCCGAGCACGGAGGGCGCGGCGAGGGGGTTGCGCGTCGCCCGCTGCAGCAGGAAGCCGGCGACGCCGAGGCAGGCGCCGGCCAGGGCCGCCTGGAAGGCCCGCGGCGCGCGGAACTGGCCGACGATCAGCGCGTCCGTCGTCTCGCCCGCGCCGAGGAGGGCGGCGACGACGCGCTCGAGCGGGATCCAGGTCGAGCCGAGCGCGATCGAGACGAGCATCGCCAGGACGAGGCCGAGCGCGAGCCCGGCGAGGGTCGCGAGCGCGCGGGGCGCGACGAGGCGCGAGAAGTCGCCCGCGCGCAGGACGAGGCCGCGGGCGCTCACGCCGCCCTCCGGCGCAGAAGCGCGATCAGGACCGGCGCGCCGACGAGGGCGGTGACCACGCCGACGGGGACCTCGGCGGGGTGGATCAGGTAGCGCGCGCCGACATCGGCGAGGAGCGCGAACACGGCGCCGACGAGCGCCGCGACCGGGATCAGGTCGCGGTGCGCTAGGCCGACGAGACGGCGCGCGACGTGGGGCGCGACGAGGCCGATGAAGCCGACGGGCCCCGCCAGCGCCACCGCCCCGCCGGTGAGGGCCGCGATCGCCCCGAACGCCGTGGCGCGCACCCGCACCAGCGGCACGCCGAGGCCGCGCGCCGTGTCCTCGTCGGCGAGGAGCGCGTCGAGCGGGCGCGCCACGGCGAACGCGGCGAAGAGGCCCAGGACAACCAGCCAGCCGCTCGCGGCGAGCAGCGTCAGCGGCCGGTCGGCGAAGGCGCCCGCGAGCCAGAACAGGAGCTCGTCGAGGGTCGCCTCGTCGGTGGTGAGGATCACCTGGACGAGCGAGATCATCAGCCCGGCGAGCGTGATTCCGGCGAGGACCGTCCGCGCCGGCGACATCGCGGCTCGTGCCCCGCCGCCGGCATGGGCGACGGCGAAGATCAGGAGCGCCGTGAGAAGCGCGCCCGCCGCCGCGATCAGCGACAAGGCCGCCAGCGCGCCCACGCCGAACAAGACCGTCGCCGCGACGACGGCGAGCGCCGCGCCGGCATTGAGGCCGAGCACGTCGGGCGCGGCGATGCGGTTGCGCACCAGCGTCTGGATCAGCACGCCCGCGACGCCGAGGCTCGCCCCCGCCACGGGAGCGATCAGCGCCCTCGGCAGGCGCAGGTCGCGCACGACGTGATGCGCCGTCGAGCCGTCGAAGGTGAGGAGCGCGCCCGCGACGGTCCCAGGCGCATATTCCTGGAGCCCGAGCGACAGGCTCGCGGCGATGCCGGCGAGGAGCGCCGGCAGGAGCCAGGCGAGCGTCGGGACGAGGCTCGAGCGGGGGGACATGGGAGCGTGGACCCGGTGCGGCGTTTCGAGGCCCGGGGCTTTAGCAAGTCTTCACCGGAGATGTCCAGAAAACTGTACGACGAGCACGCGCGTAGGTTCCAGTTTGGAACAATTCCATTTCCAATGTTCTTGCTTATGCTTGACGAACACTTGCGCGCTCGTCATGGTGCGCGCGTTCGCTTTCGACGAGACGGCCCGCCATGTTCCGCGCCCGCCATCCCCTGCCGGTCCGCGAGATCGCCTTCGGCCTCGCCGCCGCCGTGCTGATCACCGGCGCGGCGATCGCGGAGCTCATCGCATGAGCGACGCCGCCGAGCCCGACCGACGCCGCGAGGCGCGCCGCGAGCTCGTCACCCAGGCTCTCGCCGCCGACGGCGATTGCTGCGCGGCGGACGCGACGCTGCTCGCGGCCGAGGGCTGCTGCCGCTGCCGGGCGGACCGCCCCGGCGAGCCGCCGGCCGCGCCGATCGTCGAGAGCACGCCCCCGACCCCGGCGCGGCGCCTGCCCGCCAGCTGACAGGATCCCCCGATGCGACACCCGTTCAAGCCCGCGGCCCTCGCCGCGCTCCTCTCCGTCGTCCTCGCGCTCCCCGCCGCCGCCCGCAGCGTCGAGCACGCCATGGGCGCGACGGAGGTTCCCGACGACCCGCAGCGCGTCGTCGTTCTCACCAACGAGGGCACGGAGGCGCTCCTCGCGCTCGGCGTCACGCCCGTCGGCGCGGTGAAGTCCTGGCTCGGCGACCCGTGGTACGCCCATATCGCCGACGAGATGGAG comes from Salinarimonas sp. and encodes:
- a CDS encoding iron ABC transporter permease — protein: MSPRSSLVPTLAWLLPALLAGIAASLSLGLQEYAPGTVAGALLTFDGSTAHHVVRDLRLPRALIAPVAGASLGVAGVLIQTLVRNRIAAPDVLGLNAGAALAVVAATVLFGVGALAALSLIAAAGALLTALLIFAVAHAGGGARAAMSPARTVLAGITLAGLMISLVQVILTTDEATLDELLFWLAGAFADRPLTLLAASGWLVVLGLFAAFAVARPLDALLADEDTARGLGVPLVRVRATAFGAIAALTGGAVALAGPVGFIGLVAPHVARRLVGLAHRDLIPVAALVGAVFALLADVGARYLIHPAEVPVGVVTALVGAPVLIALLRRRAA
- a CDS encoding iron ABC transporter permease; translated protein: MSARGLVLRAGDFSRLVAPRALATLAGLALGLVLAMLVSIALGSTWIPLERVVAALLGAGETTDALIVGQFRAPRAFQAALAGACLGVAGFLLQRATRNPLAAPSVLGIVDGAGLGVILFLTVFSNDHNALTVSIHWQPLAAVLGGLALVALVFALGARELAQPVRLILYGVALAALAKAATTTLMITGPIYRTSQALHWLAGSVHSAVWGEVALAAAIAAPLALAVALLARRLDTLDLDGDSARGVGLPLLSTRAGAIVLAAGLTATAIAFAGGIGFVGLVAPHLARMLTGRAAGPGLLASALVGALMVVGADLVVRVLFAPTEVPAGAVTALVGAPYLLYLLTRRSRADG
- a CDS encoding ABC transporter ATP-binding protein; amino-acid sequence: MADTIRVEGLSLAYGPRTALDRVDLALPRDAVTVLAGPNGCGKSTLLRAIRRLAMPSEGLVRLDDVDVATLSGTALAKKIALLAQSPSAPEDLTVFGLVRLGRYPHQSLWRQWSREDAEAVEAAMVATGVADLAERPLDTLSGGQRQRVWLAMTLAQDAPILCLDEPINHLDLAHQLDCLALVRRLVRERGRTVVVVLHDLNLAARTADHLVVLRDGRVHAQGRPAELLDESLVRAVFGVESRVIRDPVHGSPLVVPIGTLAGAGEGAGAPGRDALVPARRRGG
- a CDS encoding class I fructose-bisphosphate aldolase, producing the protein MNIDQLTEVAYAMVQPGKGILAADESTSTIKKRFDAIGVENTEENRRDYREFMFRSEPAMSERISGVILFDETIRQKAVDGTPMVELIKKAGSIPGIKVDAGAKPLPGCPGETITEGLDGLPARMKEYYELGARFAKWRAVIDIADGVPTWTAVKANMHALARYAAICQENDIVPIVEPEVLMDGDHTIQRCAEVTEWVLKTLYQELYEMRVVLEGTVLKPNMIVPGKKCRKKASVDEVAERTIQVLERCVPVAVPGIAYLSGGQSDEEATAHLNKMNEIGGFPWHMTFSYGRALQAAPQKAWSGKTENVEAGKAAFNHRARMNGLASVGEWSPKLEKQAA